In one Luteolibacter arcticus genomic region, the following are encoded:
- a CDS encoding alpha-L-rhamnosidase-related protein yields MKIPSFLLLCASTAFALPPELEGRAEKTGIASFVVAPTRIAWKSESGVENPDNLFQPKSGQAMLTEVAPPLVLNPGAGIVIDFGAEISGSVELFTTMTQGKDMPSVRVRFGESFTESMAELGARGAQNDHALRDQTVKLPWLGKTSIGPSAFRFVRLDNVDPKIPLLLGEIHAILTLRDIPYLGSFRCSDERLNRIWQTAAYTVHLNMQEYLWDGIKRDRLVWLGDMHPEVSVINAVFGANEVVPKSLDLIRDRTPVTEWMNGISSYSMWWVLIHEEWHRHHGDLAYLKQQQDYLDQLLRRLTTYVDADGRETLDGMRFLDWPTFENKTAVHEGLQAMMVLTMDSGARIMSLLGDAESAALCSETAARLRKHQPEASGRKSPAALLALAGLLDANQVAEQTLKRNGPADLSTFYGFYVLNALAKSGDIDTAIDFISKYWGGMLDHGATTFWEDFDLAWTENAGRIDGPVPAGKKDLHGDFGAHCYLGFRHSLCHGWAGGPAAWLSRQVLGIEPASPGFSEVHIRPQLGPLAWAEGTYPTPKGVIRVRHERKEDGSIESKIDLPPGVRRR; encoded by the coding sequence ATGAAAATCCCAAGCTTTCTTTTGTTGTGCGCGTCCACCGCCTTCGCGCTGCCGCCGGAACTTGAGGGACGGGCGGAAAAGACGGGCATAGCTTCCTTCGTCGTCGCTCCAACGCGCATCGCTTGGAAATCGGAGAGTGGGGTGGAGAACCCGGACAACCTTTTCCAGCCCAAGTCAGGGCAGGCAATGCTGACAGAAGTGGCCCCGCCGCTGGTTCTCAATCCTGGGGCGGGGATCGTCATCGACTTCGGCGCGGAAATCAGCGGCTCGGTTGAGCTGTTCACCACGATGACGCAGGGCAAGGACATGCCCTCGGTGCGGGTCCGATTTGGTGAATCGTTTACCGAAAGCATGGCGGAACTCGGAGCTCGCGGAGCACAGAACGACCACGCCCTGCGAGACCAGACGGTCAAGCTCCCATGGCTCGGAAAGACCAGCATCGGCCCGAGCGCATTTCGCTTCGTACGTCTCGACAACGTGGATCCCAAGATCCCGCTCTTGCTCGGCGAGATCCACGCCATCCTCACGCTTCGCGACATCCCGTATCTCGGTTCCTTTCGTTGCTCGGACGAACGCCTCAACCGAATCTGGCAGACCGCCGCTTACACGGTGCACCTCAACATGCAGGAGTACCTGTGGGACGGCATCAAGCGCGACCGCCTCGTCTGGCTCGGCGACATGCATCCCGAAGTCAGCGTGATCAACGCGGTGTTCGGTGCCAACGAGGTAGTGCCCAAAAGCCTCGACCTCATCCGCGACCGCACGCCGGTGACGGAGTGGATGAACGGCATCAGCTCCTACTCGATGTGGTGGGTCCTCATTCACGAAGAATGGCATCGGCACCACGGCGACCTCGCCTACTTGAAGCAGCAACAGGATTACCTGGATCAGCTGCTGAGGCGGCTGACGACCTACGTTGATGCCGATGGACGCGAGACGCTCGATGGCATGCGGTTCCTCGACTGGCCGACGTTTGAGAACAAAACGGCGGTCCATGAGGGCTTGCAGGCGATGATGGTCCTCACCATGGATTCGGGTGCCAGAATCATGAGTTTGTTAGGCGACGCGGAGTCGGCCGCACTTTGCAGCGAGACCGCCGCGCGACTGCGGAAACACCAACCGGAAGCCTCCGGCCGGAAGTCGCCCGCCGCGCTACTGGCGCTTGCCGGTCTTCTCGATGCCAACCAAGTGGCGGAACAGACACTCAAGAGGAACGGCCCGGCCGACCTCAGCACCTTCTATGGGTTCTACGTCCTCAACGCCCTCGCCAAATCCGGCGACATCGACACCGCCATCGATTTCATCTCCAAGTACTGGGGTGGCATGCTGGATCATGGCGCTACAACCTTCTGGGAGGACTTCGATCTCGCGTGGACCGAGAACGCCGGCCGCATCGACGGACCAGTTCCCGCGGGGAAAAAGGATCTCCACGGTGATTTCGGCGCGCATTGCTATCTCGGCTTCCGGCACAGCCTTTGCCATGGCTGGGCCGGTGGTCCCGCCGCTTGGCTGAGCCGACAAGTGCTGGGCATCGAGCCCGCTTCGCCCGGATTCTCGGAGGTCCACATCCGCCCTCAACTCGGTCCTCTCGCATGGGCGGAGGGAACCTACCCGACGCCCAAGGGCGTCATCCGCGTGCGCCACGAACGAAAGGAGGATGGCAGCATTGAATCCAAGATCGATCTGCCACCCGGCGTGAGGAGGCGCTGA
- a CDS encoding transposase yields MSWISRPRTSRTPPYESEDRRRYTAEFNAQSVELLETGRPVAELGGDLGISTKPLYSWKQASERSQVGSGRPRAEGKWDAADELRALRREVAPLRVNKDIFENGRDHPPHQTPAGLRAMIDGIRATTGHGVRRTCDMLCVPRSWPFCFPETPTQPPALSPRMPTLVRSLHNGRRPLLSRLSARLRFPRRSRGVPQRQRRRRKILNAFVAARPASPAGLPPPLPYLRAGFDCLGSWLAVRLWATSSNENPKLSFVVRVHRLRAAAGT; encoded by the coding sequence GTGAGCTGGATTTCTAGACCTCGAACCTCCAGAACCCCACCCTATGAATCCGAAGACCGTCGGCGCTACACCGCCGAATTCAATGCCCAGTCCGTAGAGCTGCTTGAAACCGGCCGACCGGTCGCCGAACTCGGCGGAGATCTCGGCATCAGCACCAAACCCCTCTACTCCTGGAAGCAGGCCTCGGAGCGCTCGCAGGTCGGGAGCGGACGACCGCGAGCCGAAGGCAAGTGGGACGCAGCGGACGAACTGCGGGCGCTGCGCCGCGAAGTTGCCCCGTTGCGAGTGAACAAAGACATTTTTGAAAATGGCCGTGATCATCCTCCGCACCAAACCCCAGCCGGACTCCGCGCCATGATCGACGGCATCCGCGCCACCACCGGACATGGCGTGCGCCGCACTTGCGATATGCTCTGCGTCCCGCGCTCATGGCCGTTCTGCTTTCCTGAAACGCCCACGCAGCCACCGGCGCTATCGCCGCGCATGCCGACACTTGTCCGTTCCCTTCATAATGGCCGACGACCCCTCCTTTCTCGCCTGTCGGCTCGGCTTCGGTTCCCTAGACGATCCCGCGGAGTTCCGCAGCGTCAGCGTCGCCGGCGAAAAATCTTGAATGCCTTCGTTGCGGCCCGCCCCGCGTCGCCAGCCGGTCTCCCTCCGCCCCTCCCGTATTTACGGGCAGGATTTGACTGCCTCGGAAGCTGGCTTGCGGTCAGGCTTTGGGCCACTTCATCCAATGAAAATCCCAAGCTTTCTTTTGTTGTGCGCGTCCACCGCCTTCGCGCTGCCGCCGGAACTTGA